The genomic window CGCAGCCTGCGCACACTCATCACCAACGTCAGGGGACTGGAAACATGATCAAGAATCTCGATATCCACGCGATCGAGCGGATGCGCAAGCGTTTCAACCGGCTCTACGGCCCCGGCGAAGTCGAACATCTGCTGGAGCGGATGGTGGCGTTGATCGGCCGCTATGGCGTCGGCTTGGAAGGCTACAGCGAGGCGCCGCTTTGGGACGAAACCTCCTCCGTCCTCATCACCTACGGCGACATGGTTCAACAGGAAGGCGAGGCGCCGCTGGCCGTGCTCAAGCGCTTTGCCGATCAATACCTCGGCGGGGCCATCGACACGGTTCACATCCTGCCGTTTTGCCCGTACTCCTCCGACGACGGTTTTTCCGTCATCAACTACCGGGTGGTGGATCCCGATCTGGGCTCGTGGAAGGATGTCCAGGAACTCGGGCATGGCTTCCGGCTGATGTACGACCTGGTGCTCAACCACTGCTCCCGCAAAAGCAAGTGGTTTGCCGACTATGTTGCCGACATTGCTCCATTCCGCGATTTCTTCATCGAAGCCGATCCCGAAAACGACCTTTCCGGAGTAACGCGCCCGCGCGCGCTCCCCTTGCTCACCCCCGTGCAAACGCGGCATGGCGACACGCATGTCTGGACCACCTTCAGCGACGACCAGATGGATTTGAACTTCGCCAATCCGGATGTGTTGTTCGAATTCCTCGACATCCTGCTGTTCTATATTTCCACCGGAGCAACCATCATTCGCCTCGATGCCATCGCCTATCTGTGGAAACAGATCGGCACCAGCTGCATCCACCTCAAGCAGACGCACGAAGTGGTGAAGCTCATGCGCGACCTGCTCGACATGGTGGCGCCGGACGTGGTGCTGCTCACGGAAACCAATGTGCCGCACGAGGAAAATATTTCCTATTTCGGCAAGGGCGACGAAGCCCATATGGTCTATCAATTCAGCCTGCCGCCGCTCTTGCTTCATGGCTTGATGAACGGCGACGCGACCTACCTCACCAACTGGGCGGCCTCGCTCAACGAGCTGCCCGAAAAATGCACCTACTTCAATTTCACCGCCTCGCACGATGGCATCGGGGTTCGCCCGTTGCAGGGGATCGTCCCGAACGAGGAATTGATGAAGCTGGCGGATCGCGTCAAATCGTTGGGCGGCCATGTTTCCACCAAGGCCAATCCGGATGGCTCCGAAAGCCCCTACGAACTGAACATCACCTACTTCGATGCCCTCGGGGATCATCCCGAATCGGTAACCGACGCCCACATGGCCCGTTTTCTCTGCTCGCAAACGGTGGCCATGGAGCTGCGCGGCGTGCCCGCGGTCTATTTCCACAGCCTCACCGGCACGCGCAACAACTATGCGGGGGTGGAGGAAACCGGACGTGCCCGAACCATCAACCGGCTCAAGTGGAACGAGGGCGAGTTGGAAAACGTGCTGTCGGATCCGCATTCGCACCCGGCGCGCATCATGAAGGAATATGTCCGCCGCCTCCAGTGCCGTGCGCAACACAAGGTTTTCCATCCGGACGCCGCACAGAACATCATCAACCTCGGCTCCGAGTGGTTTGCCGTCGAACGCGAATGGAAGGAGCAGCGGATCATCTGCATCAGCAACTTCACGGACCAATACCGGGAACTAAAAGTCGATGACCGGCTCTACCGCCTCAATCGGGCCGCCGCCTGTTCGGATCTCCTCAGCGGCCGCCGCTACATGGGCGATGGCAAGGTCATCCCGTTCGATGCCTACCAGACGGTCTGGCTGCAATTGTAACTATGTAGCACGGTCCCCGCGCCGTGTTCCTGCGGTTAAGGTTCCGTCTGGAAATCCTCGAACCGGTAGACCTTGAAAAACCCCTGTTTGCTGGTGATGTCCACCGGCAGGTTGGTGGTCGTCGTTCCCGGGCGAGGGGTGCGCACGCGTTGGAGCTCCGCCCAGTTGCAAAGGTTCTGGCTGAACTGCACCACGTAGGTGCCGCCGGTGTTGACCTCGAACCCGATATCCCCGTCCAGCGCATAGGGAGCAAAGTTTGCCGCAAGCGCCGTGATGGGCTGCGCCGCGACAACCTCGCGCCACAAGCGATAGTTTTCAATGTCGGTTGCGCCACTGAATCCATAAGCGGTTTCAAGCGTATCCATCATGGACTTGAAGTCGGCAATCACCGGCCAGGTCTCGCCCGCGCCGACATCGGCCTGGATGGCGGTGCGGACGGTTGCCCCCGGAATGTTTGCCCGTTCGTAGGCCACCGCATTGTCGATGCTCGAGAACGTATCCCGCTCAAATGCCATCATGGATACGCCGGAGAGGGGAACGCCGATGGCCGCATACCAATTGTCGCGGTCCGCCGTGTCGGCCCATCCGACGCTACCTCCATCGGCCGGGAGCTTGTCGTACCAAACCGGCAGGTCGGCATAAAGCCCTAGGGTTGCGAGACCGACCGTATCCATGTGGGCGCGGACTTCCGTGTAGGTGTCGAGCAGGAGCGTCAGGTAGTTTCGTTTCACGGTCCCGTCGCCGGCATCCCAGGCCGCCAGCTGCTGCGGTTCCAGGTCGAGGTGGATCGCCTTGAATTTTTCGGAAGGGAGCCGGCCAACCGCGTTGTTGAAGTCGGCCACGCGACTGCTGATCGTGTCGAGCAGGTTGGAGCGACTGGCCACCTCGACCCATGTCGGTTCGGAAAACAGGATTTGCGAAGAGATTCCATGCGTGTGCAACCGGTCGTTCCATGAAGCAATCACGGCAGGTTCATCCACCGAGCGGTTTTTATAACTGCCGTAGATCCTCTTCACGCCGCGCGCCTTAAGGAACCCGACCGTTTGGGCTTCCAATGCGGAAACACCCACAATGTTCGCGGCGCCATACGGACTCGTATCCGAATGCCAAAACCAAACACCCCGGTTCTGGCTTGCCCAGGCAACCATGGGGGACCATGCACACAAAACGTAAAATATTATCGTTTTCATAATGAAAAACTCTACCTCCTTTAATTCCCAGCTTCAAGCCTGCGAACACAACCTAGGTATATCATCCAGCACCCACGATCGTGGGTGCTGGATGATATACCTAGGGAGGGTGGGGCAAAAAAATGCGGCGTAATGGGTTCCAGCGCTTGGCGGTTTTTTGCTAGGTTGTGCGGCCATTGGAAAACGGAAAGGAAATTTGGATGAACAAGGCAGATTTGATCGTGGCGCTGGATGTGCCGAATGCAGAGGCAATGGAGGCTAAACTCCGTGAAATGCCCGATTTTATCGAGTGGTACAAGGTGGGGCTGGAACTCTTCTGTGCCGAGGGGCCGGCCGTGCTGGAGCCGCTGAAAAAACGGGGCAAGAAAATTTTTCTCGATCTGAAGTTGCACGATATTCCCCGGACTGTTGGAAATGCGGTTAAAACCGCCGCCGAACACGGCGTGAACCTGATGACCGTCCATGCCATTGGCGGACGGGCCATGCTGGAGGAGGCCGCGCGGGCTGCCGCCGAATGCGAGCATCCGCCCAAGTTGGTGGCGGTTACCACATTGACGAGCCTCAGCCAGGAGGATTTCAAGGATCTGGGCATCAACCGCACGGTTGCGGAGCAGGCCGTTGAGCTGGGGCGTCTGGCGATTTCCTCGGGCATCGATGGCATGGTGACCAGCGCGCACGAAGCCAAGGTGCTCCGCGATGCGTTTCCGGATGCACTCCTCGTGACGCCCGGCATCCGTATGCCGGAAGGCGATGTGGGCGACCAAAAGCGTGTGGCAACCCCGTCGTTCGCCGTGGAGCAGGGAGCAACGCACCTGGTGATCGGTCGTCCGATTGTGCAGGCCGAAGATCCAACCGCCGCCGCAACCGCAATGTTGAACGATATGAATGGATAGCCACAAAAAATAGTGGAGCAGAGAACATGAGCAAACCAAAGGTTTTGATTATTACGGGAT from Pontiella desulfatans includes these protein-coding regions:
- the pyrF gene encoding orotidine-5'-phosphate decarboxylase codes for the protein MNKADLIVALDVPNAEAMEAKLREMPDFIEWYKVGLELFCAEGPAVLEPLKKRGKKIFLDLKLHDIPRTVGNAVKTAAEHGVNLMTVHAIGGRAMLEEAARAAAECEHPPKLVAVTTLTSLSQEDFKDLGINRTVAEQAVELGRLAISSGIDGMVTSAHEAKVLRDAFPDALLVTPGIRMPEGDVGDQKRVATPSFAVEQGATHLVIGRPIVQAEDPTAAATAMLNDMNG
- a CDS encoding sugar phosphorylase, with amino-acid sequence MIKNLDIHAIERMRKRFNRLYGPGEVEHLLERMVALIGRYGVGLEGYSEAPLWDETSSVLITYGDMVQQEGEAPLAVLKRFADQYLGGAIDTVHILPFCPYSSDDGFSVINYRVVDPDLGSWKDVQELGHGFRLMYDLVLNHCSRKSKWFADYVADIAPFRDFFIEADPENDLSGVTRPRALPLLTPVQTRHGDTHVWTTFSDDQMDLNFANPDVLFEFLDILLFYISTGATIIRLDAIAYLWKQIGTSCIHLKQTHEVVKLMRDLLDMVAPDVVLLTETNVPHEENISYFGKGDEAHMVYQFSLPPLLLHGLMNGDATYLTNWAASLNELPEKCTYFNFTASHDGIGVRPLQGIVPNEELMKLADRVKSLGGHVSTKANPDGSESPYELNITYFDALGDHPESVTDAHMARFLCSQTVAMELRGVPAVYFHSLTGTRNNYAGVEETGRARTINRLKWNEGELENVLSDPHSHPARIMKEYVRRLQCRAQHKVFHPDAAQNIINLGSEWFAVEREWKEQRIICISNFTDQYRELKVDDRLYRLNRAAACSDLLSGRRYMGDGKVIPFDAYQTVWLQL